One window from the genome of Rhodopirellula halodulae encodes:
- a CDS encoding DUF1559 domain-containing protein — protein MRHSVSSRSDTRPGFTLVELLVVIAIIGVLVGLLLPAVQAAREAARRMSCSNNMKQIGLALHNYQSTYNEMPRQGTGTAGNNDLGHGMQTWSSSSNSLMSLSCFVALTPFIEQQALWEEISNPSTYQVDNPTVAKNPPWPAMGPGPEQTSVGYRYRPWMTQLSTLRCPSDPGEGLPAMGRCNYSACLGDSSNWLQMYGELGDDWRPSTYTAPRSRATGRGAFVPRITTKFRDILDGLSNTIAFGEHITSLADRDVRGQVGLDISTTYDSANGCDAYVSPTRPGFWSDGTDGGTPPPGYMGGGGWWGSDVWGRGFAWAHFSSTDTGFLTQAPPNSPTCIAWWSKFQPGNMPASSQHPGGCHVTMADGAVRFITDSIESGNQDSNSPGYHDNQSIQTGALSPGAKSPYGLWGALGTRASKEILDSEF, from the coding sequence ATGAGACATTCAGTTAGCTCAAGGTCAGACACACGCCCTGGGTTTACATTGGTCGAGCTGTTGGTGGTCATCGCGATCATCGGCGTGTTGGTTGGCCTGTTGCTCCCGGCGGTTCAGGCAGCCCGCGAAGCTGCTCGTCGTATGAGCTGCAGCAACAACATGAAGCAGATCGGCTTGGCGCTGCACAACTATCAAAGCACTTATAACGAGATGCCGAGACAAGGCACTGGTACAGCCGGGAACAACGACCTCGGTCACGGCATGCAAACCTGGTCGTCTTCATCGAATTCGCTGATGTCGCTGAGTTGCTTTGTTGCATTGACGCCGTTCATCGAGCAACAGGCACTGTGGGAAGAAATCAGTAACCCATCGACCTATCAGGTCGATAATCCAACGGTTGCCAAAAACCCACCGTGGCCCGCGATGGGCCCCGGACCGGAACAGACCTCCGTGGGGTATCGATATCGCCCATGGATGACCCAGCTTTCGACGCTCCGTTGCCCAAGTGATCCGGGTGAAGGTCTTCCAGCCATGGGACGTTGCAACTACTCCGCATGCCTGGGTGACTCGTCCAACTGGTTGCAAATGTACGGCGAACTCGGTGACGATTGGCGTCCAAGCACGTACACCGCGCCCCGCTCAAGAGCGACGGGTCGTGGAGCGTTTGTTCCACGGATCACGACGAAATTCCGCGACATCCTCGACGGTCTTTCCAACACGATTGCTTTCGGTGAGCACATCACTTCGCTGGCTGACCGCGACGTCCGAGGCCAAGTCGGACTCGATATTTCAACGACCTACGATAGTGCGAACGGTTGTGACGCATACGTCAGTCCAACTCGGCCCGGCTTCTGGTCGGACGGTACCGATGGTGGCACTCCGCCTCCCGGTTACATGGGCGGTGGCGGCTGGTGGGGATCCGACGTCTGGGGACGCGGCTTTGCATGGGCTCACTTCTCCTCCACCGACACTGGATTCCTGACCCAGGCTCCTCCGAACAGCCCGACCTGCATTGCTTGGTGGAGTAAGTTCCAGCCCGGCAACATGCCAGCCAGCAGTCAGCACCCAGGCGGTTGTCACGTGACGATGGCAGACGGTGCGGTCCGATTCATCACCGACTCAATCGAATCTGGTAACCAAGATTCGAACAGCCCTGGTTACCACGACAACCAGTCGATCCAAACCGGTGCACTGAGTCCAGGTGCGAAGAGCCCCTATGGCTTGTGGGGAGCTCTCGGCACTCGTGCGAGCAAAGAGATTTTGGACAGCGAGTTTTGA
- a CDS encoding DUF1559 domain-containing protein: MRRPSSSRLRSTSGFTLVELLVVIAIIGVLVGLLLPAVQAAREAARRMSCSNNMKQLGLAMHNYHSTYNQLPTQGAGTTREGEGIFSGSRQINNASHSAFVGMLPFMEQQALWEQISNPMNIDIDGVSPPADTAPAPFPAMGPTTAYNWSGDAYVPYMTEIATFRCPSDPGVSGNPGRARTNYAVNLGDTINHFQINGPYDNNFRTSSVYGTISKGTDRGAFGLRYSHKFRDIIDGLSNTIAFGEIATSLGDRDKRTQPALNAGGNTDASGVPGNPSLCLQWVSPERPQFWSTGDDGGTAPSLEGADSIHFRGSSWATFYPVHTGFLTILPPNRETCWVGHTLYPGLFPPSSQHPGGCHVVMADGAVRFITDSIEAGDSTAGTVNFVSFSTARLTGSRAPGNPSPYGVWGALGTRANREVIGEEF; encoded by the coding sequence ATGCGTCGTCCTTCCTCCTCCCGACTTCGAAGTACATCCGGCTTCACACTCGTAGAGCTCTTGGTAGTCATCGCCATCATCGGCGTCTTAGTTGGACTACTGCTCCCAGCTGTTCAAGCCGCTCGCGAAGCAGCTAGACGCATGAGCTGCTCGAACAACATGAAGCAGCTTGGTTTGGCCATGCACAACTATCACTCGACCTATAACCAACTGCCAACGCAAGGCGCTGGCACGACCCGCGAAGGCGAAGGAATCTTCAGTGGATCGCGTCAGATCAATAACGCCAGCCACTCCGCGTTCGTCGGCATGCTTCCTTTTATGGAGCAACAAGCGTTATGGGAGCAAATCAGCAATCCTATGAACATCGACATTGATGGCGTGAGTCCACCTGCCGATACAGCGCCAGCTCCTTTTCCGGCGATGGGTCCAACAACCGCCTACAATTGGAGTGGCGACGCTTACGTCCCATATATGACAGAGATCGCAACGTTCCGTTGTCCAAGCGACCCTGGAGTCAGTGGAAACCCGGGCCGTGCACGAACCAACTATGCCGTGAATCTTGGTGACACGATCAATCACTTCCAGATCAACGGTCCTTACGACAACAACTTCCGCACCAGCAGCGTCTACGGCACGATCTCGAAAGGAACAGACCGAGGAGCATTCGGACTCCGATACAGCCATAAATTCCGCGATATCATCGATGGTTTATCGAACACCATCGCTTTCGGTGAGATCGCTACTTCGCTGGGCGACCGAGATAAACGAACTCAGCCCGCACTCAATGCTGGTGGCAACACGGACGCTAGCGGAGTACCAGGGAACCCCAGCCTCTGTCTGCAATGGGTCAGTCCGGAACGGCCACAGTTTTGGTCCACCGGAGACGATGGCGGTACAGCACCTTCGCTCGAGGGCGCTGACAGCATTCACTTTCGTGGATCGTCATGGGCAACCTTCTACCCTGTTCACACTGGCTTCCTAACCATCCTTCCACCTAACCGTGAAACTTGCTGGGTGGGACACACACTGTACCCAGGTCTTTTCCCTCCAAGTAGTCAACACCCTGGTGGTTGCCACGTTGTGATGGCTGATGGGGCCGTGCGATTCATCACCGATAGCATCGAGGCTGGTGACTCAACTGCCGGTACAGTGAACTTTGTTTCATTCAGCACCGCTCGATTGACCGGCAGCCGCGCTCCAGGCAATCCGAGCCCATATGGTGTTTGGGGTGCTCTGGGGACACGGGCCAATCGAGAAGTGATCGGCGAAGAATTCTGA
- a CDS encoding DUF1559 family PulG-like putative transporter: protein MQRRLSAHPFKPTSSAKGFTLVELLVVIAIIGVLVGLLLPAVQSAREAARRMQCSNNMKQIGLAIHMYHDAFKAFPPTAYAMDDSSFQNRPASWLVRILPFIEQTAAYSNVDFSGDFSNRDGINYSWRGLDGLLVPTFNCPSSPLEIFRQDTASAGTIALGSPETLETQVACYAGVAGMYHYGQGTGNDAQYTLWNGHNGRVDYNGVMIPVDSKNRRPLRFASILDGTTNTIAVGETGMFKTVIQEDGSKQQHDDRVGNWHGGAWSGGGGDPNLGSADGYRMNVASIRTGINFTPVFPTTRHGTGGGPYFGIGPYWYGRPGMHSPFRSAHVGGAQFVLADGSVHFVSENINYQTLSDLACRLDGNIIEDFQN, encoded by the coding sequence ATGCAACGCCGCCTCTCTGCCCACCCGTTCAAGCCGACCTCTTCAGCAAAAGGATTCACGCTCGTTGAACTCCTCGTTGTGATTGCCATCATCGGTGTCTTGGTTGGACTGCTGCTACCCGCCGTCCAATCCGCACGTGAAGCCGCTCGCCGAATGCAATGCTCCAACAACATGAAGCAGATCGGTTTGGCGATTCATATGTATCACGACGCCTTCAAGGCATTTCCTCCCACCGCCTATGCGATGGACGATTCGTCGTTTCAAAACCGACCTGCATCATGGCTTGTCCGTATCCTGCCGTTCATTGAACAAACAGCTGCCTATAGCAATGTGGACTTCAGCGGTGACTTCTCCAACCGTGACGGCATTAACTACAGCTGGCGTGGTCTGGATGGACTGCTTGTGCCGACCTTCAACTGTCCATCGAGTCCACTGGAGATTTTTCGACAAGACACCGCATCCGCCGGGACCATTGCCTTGGGTTCGCCAGAGACCCTCGAAACCCAAGTGGCATGTTACGCGGGTGTGGCCGGGATGTATCACTACGGCCAGGGCACCGGCAATGACGCCCAGTACACCTTGTGGAACGGACACAATGGTCGCGTTGACTACAACGGCGTCATGATTCCCGTCGACAGCAAGAACCGACGCCCACTTCGCTTCGCGTCGATCCTGGACGGAACAACCAACACAATCGCCGTTGGTGAAACGGGAATGTTCAAGACTGTGATTCAGGAAGACGGCAGCAAGCAGCAGCACGACGACCGAGTTGGTAACTGGCACGGTGGAGCTTGGTCCGGCGGCGGAGGCGATCCCAATCTTGGCTCTGCCGATGGTTACCGCATGAATGTCGCCTCCATCCGCACCGGAATCAACTTCACTCCGGTTTTCCCCACCACTCGCCACGGCACCGGTGGTGGCCCTTACTTCGGTATCGGACCTTACTGGTACGGTCGTCCCGGAATGCACTCACCATTCCGATCGGCACACGTTGGTGGTGCACAGTTCGTCCTGGCTGACGGATCCGTCCACTTTGTCAGTGAAAACATCAATTACCAAACCCTGTCCGATTTGGCTTGCCGACTCGATGGCAACATCATCGAAGACTTCCAGAACTAG
- a CDS encoding DUF1552 domain-containing protein, which produces MTSHNLHSRGPLKRRTLLRGSGVAMGLPFLSAMRSSFAGHAKSPSTGQAKRFVAMTVGLGLLPENLVPDGEGMNYQPSRYLQSLQDLRDKVTVVSGSSHPGVNGGHRAEASILTATPMGTSGAVNNTISIDQYLAKHRGHQTRFPSLVLGTGGSTSPCYTESGAMIPPLTSPSQLFAELFVDDSPKERERHADRVRQGRSIMDIVADDAKSLQRELGQGDRDRLDAYFTSVRQLEQRMQQSQKWAEMPKPAVEATAPVDIRNPNDLIGRMKTMCDVISLALETDSTRYVTLHLPGGGGVVPVEGVDEGYHSLSHHGRDETKLEQLGLVEEAMISQWGEFLRGLSQHGDATGNLLDATTVFLTSNLGNSSNHDNRNMPVLIAGGGFQHAGHLAFDRKNNYPLPNFYVSLLQQHGMEVDHFASSTGTMTGLGITG; this is translated from the coding sequence ATGACCAGCCATAACTTGCACTCACGCGGCCCGCTGAAACGCCGCACCCTGCTTCGCGGCTCAGGCGTTGCGATGGGACTGCCGTTCCTTTCTGCGATGCGATCCTCGTTCGCGGGCCACGCCAAATCGCCCTCCACCGGTCAAGCCAAACGGTTTGTTGCCATGACCGTTGGTCTGGGGCTGCTTCCTGAAAACTTGGTTCCTGACGGCGAGGGGATGAACTACCAACCCTCGCGGTATCTGCAATCGCTGCAAGATCTTCGCGACAAAGTGACGGTGGTCTCGGGATCATCTCACCCCGGCGTGAACGGAGGCCACCGCGCGGAAGCCAGCATTTTGACCGCCACTCCGATGGGGACCTCAGGCGCCGTCAACAACACGATCTCGATTGACCAATACCTCGCCAAACACCGCGGCCACCAAACTCGCTTCCCTTCGTTGGTGCTCGGCACCGGAGGATCGACCAGTCCTTGCTACACCGAAAGCGGCGCGATGATTCCGCCGCTGACATCCCCGTCGCAATTGTTTGCTGAACTTTTCGTGGACGACTCCCCCAAAGAACGCGAACGACACGCGGATCGGGTCCGCCAAGGTCGCAGCATCATGGACATCGTCGCGGATGACGCCAAGTCACTGCAGCGCGAACTGGGGCAGGGCGACCGCGATCGATTGGACGCTTACTTCACCAGTGTTCGACAACTCGAACAACGGATGCAGCAATCACAGAAGTGGGCGGAAATGCCCAAACCCGCCGTGGAAGCGACCGCCCCGGTCGACATTCGCAACCCGAACGATTTGATCGGACGGATGAAAACGATGTGTGACGTGATTTCGTTGGCACTCGAAACGGACTCCACTCGCTACGTCACGCTTCACCTTCCCGGAGGCGGTGGCGTTGTTCCGGTGGAAGGCGTTGATGAAGGCTATCACTCGCTCAGCCACCACGGGCGAGACGAAACCAAGTTGGAACAATTGGGTTTGGTGGAAGAAGCAATGATCAGTCAGTGGGGAGAATTCCTTCGAGGACTGAGCCAGCACGGTGATGCGACTGGAAACCTTCTCGACGCCACCACGGTGTTCCTCACCAGCAATCTCGGAAACTCGTCCAATCACGACAACCGAAACATGCCCGTGTTGATCGCTGGTGGCGGTTTCCAACACGCCGGTCACCTCGCGTTCGATCGCAAAAACAACTACCCACTTCCGAACTTCTATGTCTCGCTGCTCCAGCAACACGGAATGGAAGTCGATCATTTTGCCAGCAGCACCGGGACGATGACAGGATTGGGCATCACCGGCTGA
- a CDS encoding DUF1592 domain-containing protein, which produces MLSLLPTRIAHGVAWTACLFGLVWFSTADAANPTSANAWSLTDDATQFLQDHCLDCHDGPDGEAGFDVHAVGTDLTSPRAMQQWIQIHDRVSAGEMPPPEYEELDADELSKWTSPLRQHLVSYQRDEQRRLGRVRGRRLSNQQLSRTLQDLLLVHVPLEDLMPPEQRVGGYAHLVSAQSMSHFQLKTHLKVVDAALDNAFAKALEPSSDWSINLAPEKIANKPKGRRNREPEMREGLAVVWSSNMIFYGRIASTTVPEDGWYEITLTASSVKPPKEHGVWCSVRSGECNSGAPLMSWIGGFEAEADPKTMTYQAWLPKGHRLEVRPADKTLKQGRFQGGQVGFGEGEPQDLPGVAMHSLQMKRIYPAGERRQTRDRLLGNLPLRYNRSSKQSEIDVDELVAKRIRQIEKSDPKATLPEGDEATQTILRQALRTNLHRFAQLAFRRPVERSSIKSIVELADSELDNGATFVDALRAGYRAILCSPRFLYLTERSDASGKLDDWSIASRLSYFLTGSMPDDELRMAAKRGQLQDATQLKHQTDRLLQTPRGQQFVVDLADQWLDLVDIDFTEPDRRLFRDFDTTVQAGMLKETHLFLQHLLDQNRPIHELVSADYTFLNTRLARYYELTPTEADIADLGDQSRLVKMDPSIPRGGILTHGAILKVTANGNDTSPVLRGIWVSERILGTEIPSPPENVPAVEPDIRGATTIRDLLAKHQADPSCASCHRNIDPPGFALENFDAGGRWRDRYMQKRGNNYKRGPAIDPSFEMPDGSKFDSFVEFRDLIRNREETLAKNVASHLLTYGTGQTIQFADRERVDQIVANTRQDSFGFRSLLDEVIQSDVFLSK; this is translated from the coding sequence ATGCTTTCGCTGTTGCCCACTCGAATCGCCCATGGCGTTGCGTGGACGGCGTGCCTGTTCGGGCTCGTCTGGTTCTCCACGGCTGACGCAGCCAATCCAACCTCCGCGAACGCGTGGTCGCTGACCGACGATGCGACCCAATTTTTGCAAGATCACTGCCTGGACTGTCACGACGGTCCGGATGGCGAAGCCGGATTTGACGTCCATGCTGTGGGTACCGATTTGACATCGCCGCGCGCCATGCAGCAGTGGATCCAAATCCATGACCGAGTCTCCGCGGGTGAAATGCCGCCTCCGGAATACGAAGAACTCGACGCGGACGAGCTTTCGAAATGGACGTCACCTCTTCGGCAACATCTGGTGTCATACCAACGAGACGAACAAAGACGACTCGGTCGAGTCCGCGGTCGCCGGTTGAGCAATCAACAGCTTTCGCGAACGCTGCAAGATTTGCTCTTGGTCCACGTTCCGCTCGAAGACTTGATGCCGCCGGAACAAAGAGTCGGCGGCTACGCCCATCTTGTCAGCGCACAATCAATGTCGCATTTCCAGTTGAAGACCCACCTGAAAGTCGTCGACGCCGCGTTGGACAATGCGTTCGCGAAAGCTCTGGAACCCAGCTCCGATTGGTCGATCAATCTGGCTCCGGAAAAGATCGCAAACAAACCGAAAGGACGCCGCAACCGCGAACCTGAAATGCGAGAAGGATTGGCCGTTGTTTGGTCGTCCAACATGATCTTCTACGGACGCATCGCTTCCACCACCGTCCCGGAAGACGGCTGGTACGAAATCACGCTGACCGCATCGTCGGTGAAACCGCCCAAGGAACATGGCGTTTGGTGCAGCGTCCGCAGCGGCGAATGCAACTCGGGTGCACCGCTGATGAGCTGGATCGGTGGCTTCGAAGCCGAGGCTGATCCCAAAACGATGACCTACCAAGCTTGGCTTCCCAAAGGTCACCGCTTGGAAGTTCGTCCGGCTGACAAAACGTTGAAACAAGGCCGCTTCCAAGGCGGGCAAGTGGGATTCGGAGAAGGCGAACCACAGGATTTGCCCGGCGTCGCGATGCACTCCTTGCAAATGAAACGCATCTATCCCGCGGGCGAACGCCGACAAACGCGAGACCGACTGCTGGGTAATTTGCCGCTGCGTTACAACCGCTCGTCGAAGCAGTCCGAGATCGACGTGGATGAGTTGGTTGCGAAACGGATCCGACAAATTGAAAAGTCGGATCCAAAAGCAACACTTCCTGAGGGCGACGAAGCAACGCAAACCATTCTCCGCCAAGCATTGCGAACCAACCTTCATCGCTTCGCCCAATTGGCATTCCGGCGGCCGGTGGAACGGTCTTCCATCAAAAGCATTGTGGAGTTGGCTGATTCGGAACTGGACAATGGTGCGACATTCGTCGATGCACTTCGAGCCGGTTACCGAGCCATCCTGTGCTCGCCTCGCTTCCTTTATCTCACCGAACGATCAGACGCTTCTGGCAAACTGGACGATTGGTCGATCGCTTCGCGTTTGAGCTATTTCCTGACGGGCTCCATGCCCGATGACGAATTGCGGATGGCGGCTAAACGAGGGCAACTGCAAGACGCCACTCAACTGAAACATCAAACAGATCGCCTGCTGCAAACGCCTCGCGGCCAGCAATTTGTTGTTGATCTGGCGGACCAGTGGTTGGATTTGGTCGACATCGATTTCACCGAACCCGATCGGCGACTATTTCGCGATTTCGACACCACCGTTCAAGCCGGAATGTTGAAGGAGACGCATTTGTTCCTGCAACATTTGCTGGACCAAAACCGTCCGATCCACGAATTGGTCAGCGCCGACTACACCTTCCTGAACACGCGTTTGGCGCGGTACTACGAGTTGACTCCCACCGAGGCCGACATCGCGGACTTGGGCGACCAATCGCGTTTGGTGAAGATGGATCCATCCATCCCACGCGGTGGCATTTTGACTCATGGTGCGATTCTGAAAGTCACCGCCAACGGCAACGACACCTCGCCCGTGCTGCGTGGCATTTGGGTTTCGGAGCGAATCCTCGGAACGGAAATCCCGTCGCCTCCGGAAAACGTTCCCGCGGTTGAACCCGACATTCGTGGTGCCACCACGATTCGCGATTTGTTGGCCAAACACCAAGCCGACCCATCGTGCGCCTCGTGCCACCGAAACATCGATCCGCCAGGCTTCGCTTTGGAAAACTTTGACGCGGGCGGTCGCTGGCGTGATCGCTACATGCAAAAGCGAGGCAACAACTACAAACGTGGCCCGGCGATCGATCCGAGCTTCGAAATGCCGGATGGTTCCAAATTCGATTCCTTCGTCGAATTCCGCGACCTGATTCGCAACCGCGAGGAAACCCTGGCCAAAAATGTGGCCTCACACTTGCTCACCTACGGAACGGGCCAAACCATTCAATTCGCGGACCGCGAACGAGTGGACCAGATCGTTGCCAACACCCGGCAAGATTCGTTTGGGTTTCGTTCATTGTTGGACGAAGTGATCCAAAGCGACGTTTTTCTTTCCAAGTGA
- a CDS encoding MraY family glycosyltransferase, with protein sequence MSATIGLVLLAAGMAAVSSWLILFPIRKFADQLGLLDRPGGHSSHTVPTPLGGGLGIYLGILSTITLATLAAALLRDPTSIPGWVSGLRDLVSPAVIPESWWEAATLHAPGVWSRCGDVWWLIAAGTVLVTLGLLDDRFGLPVGLRLGVQFGISAAVVWGLDIELSLFLVAGWLTKLLSVVWIVAVINSFNMLDNMDTLSSGVAAIIAGSMALVMMTIPDPGTDRPQLLVASLLLVVAGALIGFLFHNRPPAKIFMGDGGSYLVGFLIAVGMLMATFAAGENSDAVAGDVGEGSWVGSRPHAVLAPLCAMAVPLYDMITVIWIRIRQGRSPFQGDHSHLSHRLVDLGLSRTGAVSTIHLLTATCGLAALLLTHVGVWQSIAVLGIVLCLLTLIGILESTQWRRSKP encoded by the coding sequence ATGTCGGCGACGATTGGACTCGTGCTACTGGCCGCGGGAATGGCGGCGGTATCCAGTTGGTTGATTCTGTTCCCCATTCGTAAATTCGCTGACCAGCTCGGGCTTTTGGATCGACCGGGTGGCCACAGCAGTCACACGGTGCCGACGCCGCTGGGCGGTGGACTGGGGATTTATCTGGGGATTTTGTCCACGATCACGCTGGCCACGCTGGCGGCCGCCTTGCTGAGGGATCCCACGTCGATTCCGGGATGGGTGAGTGGTTTACGAGATTTGGTTTCTCCCGCGGTGATTCCGGAGTCATGGTGGGAAGCCGCGACGCTGCACGCACCCGGTGTTTGGTCTCGCTGCGGGGACGTTTGGTGGTTGATTGCGGCTGGGACGGTGCTGGTCACGCTGGGTTTGCTCGACGACCGCTTTGGGTTGCCGGTGGGGTTGCGATTGGGCGTGCAGTTTGGAATCTCCGCCGCGGTTGTGTGGGGATTGGACATTGAGTTATCGCTGTTCTTAGTAGCCGGTTGGCTGACCAAGTTGTTGTCGGTGGTGTGGATCGTGGCGGTGATCAATTCGTTCAACATGCTGGACAACATGGACACGTTGTCATCCGGCGTCGCCGCCATCATCGCAGGATCGATGGCGTTGGTGATGATGACGATCCCTGATCCAGGAACCGATCGGCCTCAGTTGTTGGTGGCTTCGTTGTTGTTGGTGGTGGCGGGCGCTCTGATTGGTTTTCTGTTTCACAACCGCCCTCCTGCCAAGATCTTCATGGGTGATGGTGGGAGCTATCTGGTCGGATTCTTGATCGCGGTTGGGATGCTGATGGCCACGTTTGCCGCGGGTGAGAACTCGGACGCGGTTGCTGGTGATGTTGGCGAAGGAAGTTGGGTGGGCAGTCGGCCTCACGCGGTGCTCGCGCCGTTGTGCGCGATGGCCGTCCCGCTCTATGACATGATCACGGTGATTTGGATTCGGATTCGGCAGGGACGCAGTCCGTTCCAGGGTGATCACAGTCACCTTTCGCATCGATTAGTGGACCTCGGGTTGTCACGGACAGGTGCGGTGTCGACGATTCACCTTCTCACCGCGACGTGTGGTTTGGCAGCGTTGTTGCTGACGCACGTGGGAGTTTGGCAATCGATTGCCGTGCTGGGCATCGTGCTTTGTCTGTTGACGTTGATCGGTATTCTGGAATCCACCCAGTGGCGACGGTCGAAACCGTGA